A stretch of Cicer arietinum cultivar CDC Frontier isolate Library 1 chromosome 5, Cicar.CDCFrontier_v2.0, whole genome shotgun sequence DNA encodes these proteins:
- the LOC101502034 gene encoding probable polygalacturonase At3g15720, translated as MKGLYIVLTCIISSLASLCVAITPNTNGTFDVLNYGAIGDGSTDDSNLRGNITAPKDIEAWKFEYESELLWIQFSTISGLVFNGSGGQINGQGAPWWLKFPKNQEKYRPSALKFKECQNLTVFNSTHFNSPKNHISIHSCKNATIYNLQIIAPEDSPNTDGIDISTSTNIQIMNSTMETGDDCIAINAGSSYINITNIFCGPGHGISVGSLGKGENYEAVEEVYVKNCTFTGTSNGARIKTWKGGSGHAWNIKYEDIKLDGVKNPVIIDQNYDPLLSDMIGSAVEVKNVTYNNIKGTSINGHAIQFFCDSNIGCTNIVLNDINITKVDGGETHASCNNAHGTYSSCYPPVSCFS; from the exons atgaaaggTTTATACATCGTTTTAACGTGTATTATTTCTTCACTTGCTTCCTTGTGTGTTGCAATAACTCCTAACACAAACGGTACATTTGATGTACTTAACTATGGTGCTATTGGAGATGGCTCTACCGATGATtcaaat CTTAGAGGAAATATCACTGCCCCAAAAGACATTGAGGCTTGGAAATTTGAATATGAAAGTGAACTATTATGGATCCAATTTTCGACAATAAGTGGTCTTGTCTTCAATGGTTCGGGAGGACAAATTAATGGTCAAGGTGCTCCATGGTGGTTGAAGTTTcctaaaaatcaagaaaaatatagGCCCAGT GCTCTTAAATTTAAGGAGTGTCAAAATCTCACAGTTTTTAACTCAACTCATTTCAATAGTCCAAAAAATCATATTAGCATACATTCGTGTAAAAATGCTACTATCTATAATCTTCAAATAATTGCACCAGAGGATAGTCCCAACACAGATGGAATTGACATCTCAACATCAACTAATATTCAAATTATGAATTCAACAATGGAAACCG GTGACGATTGTATCGCCATTAACGCTGGCTCAAGCTACATCAacataactaatattttttgtgGACCTGGCCACGGCATCAG TGTTGGTAGCCTTGGAAAAGGTGAAAATTATGAAGCAGTGGAGGAGGTATATGTAAAAAATTGCACATTTACTGGAACTTCAAATGGAGCTAGAATCAAGACATGGAAA gGAGGTAGTGGGCATGCGTGGAATATCAAATACGAAGATATTAAACTTGATGGAGTAAAGAATCCAGTAATTATTGATCAAAATTATGACCCTTTATTATCTGATATGATTGGTAGTGCAGTTGAAGTGAAAAATGTTACATACAACAACATAAAAGGAACCTCAATTAATGGACATGCAATCCAATTTTTTTGCGATTCCAACATTGGGTGCACCAACATTGTATTAAACGATATAAACATCACAAAGGTTGATGGAGGCGAAACACATGCATCTTGCAATAATGCTCACGGAACGTACTCATCGTGTTATCCACCCGTctcatgtttttcttaa
- the LOC101493537 gene encoding probable xyloglucan galactosyltransferase GT14, with product MDEKPTMIIRSHNNNHQLWFAILISFLFCTLLICFDYSKTFHTPNNNLLTFSLNKQQNTDSCTNRYVYIHNLPSRFNHFLLQNCHFLTRGTDKTNMCPYINNMGLGPEIKNHNFEGKNDNVLVPNNTWYATNQFLLEVIFHNRMKNYECLTNDSSLASAIFVPSYIGLDVSRFLWVSNLTVRDSSGFELVKWLVEKPEWKRMFGRDHFIVSGRISWDFRRQFDDLAYWGSKFRFLPESMNMSMLAVEGSSWKNDYAIPYPTSFHPSMDNDVYQWQNKIRHQKREFLFTFTGAPRPELEDSMRGKIIQHCRGSSVCKFIDCSYGVENCDNPVNVMKVFENSVFSLQPPGDSYTRRSIFDSILAGCIPVFFHPGTAYSQYRWHLPKNRTKYSVYIPVKDVKKWNVDIEKVLLGIPENEVIAMREEVIKLVPKIVYADPNTKLDKFEDAFDLALKGILERIENVREAMREGRDPSVGFADEDHYKYTFSGEKY from the coding sequence ATGGACGAAAAACCAACTATGATAATTCGAAGTCACAATAATAATCATCAACTCTGGTTTGCaattctaatttcctttctctTTTGCACTTTACTTATATGCTTTGATTATTCCAAAACATTTCATACTCCCAACAACAATCTCCTCACTTTCTCACTCAACAAACAACAAAACACAGATTCATGCACTAACCGTTATGTTTACATTCACAATCTCCCTTCTCGTTTCAACCATTTTTTGCTTCAAAATTGTCACTTTCTCACTAGAGGAACCGACAAAACCAACATGTGTCCATACATCAACAACATGGGTTTAGGTCCCGagattaaaaatcataactttgaAGGAAAAAATGATAATGTTCTTGTCCCAAACAATACTTGGTATGCTACTAACCAGTTTTTATTGGAGGTTATTTTTCACAATAGGATGAAAAATTATGAATGTTTGACCAATGATTCATCCTTAGCTTCTGCTATTTTTGTTCCTTCTTATATTGGTCTTGATGTTAGTCGTTTCctttgggtttctaatcttacAGTCAGAGATTCATCTGGTTTTGAACTTGTTAAATGGCTTGTGGAAAAACCTGAATGGAAGAGAATGTTTGGTAGAGATCATTTTATTGTTTCTGGAAGAATTTCTTGGGATTTTAGAAGACAATTTGATGATTTGGCTTATTGGGGTAGCAAGTTTAGGTTTTTACCTGAATCTATGAACATGTCAATGTTAGCAGTTGAAGGTAGTTCATGGAAAAATGATTATGCAATACCTTATCCAACTTCATTTCATCCTTCAATGGATAATGATGTTTACCAATGGCAGAACAAAATCAGACATCAAAAAAGGGAATTTTTGTTTACTTTCACAGGAGCACCAAGGCCTGAACTTGAAGATTCTATGAGGGGGAAAATCATTCAACATTGTAGAGGTTCAAGTGTTTGCAAATTCATTGATTGTAGTTATGGTGTTGAGAACTGTGACAATCCCGTTAATGTTATGAAAGTGTTTGAAAATTCTGTGTTCTCTTTGCAGCCTCCTGGTGATTCATACACAAGAAGATCGATTTTTGATTCCATTTTGGCAGGTTGTATTCCTGTTTTCTTTCATCCGGGTACGGCTTATTCCCAATATCGATGGCATTTACCAAAAAACAGAACTAAGTATTCTGTTTATATACCTGTGAAGGATGTGAAAAAATGGAATGTTGATATTGAGAAAGTGTTGTTGGGAATTCCAGAGAATGAAGTGATTGCAATGAGAGAGGAGGTTATAAAGCTTGTTCCAAAAATAGTTTATGCAGATCCTAATACTAAGTTAGATAAATTTGAAGATGCATTTGATTTAGCACTAAAAGGGATACTTGAAAGGATAGAGAATGTAAGGGAAGCAATGAGGGAAGGAAGAGATCCTAGTGTTGGTTTTGCAGATGAAGATCATTATAAGTATACATTTTCTGGTGAGAAATATTAG
- the LOC101493856 gene encoding selenium-binding protein 2-like, which translates to MGTVLEHDVVAEKVSNHKGCCKSGPGYASPLEAMSGPRETLIYVTAVYSGTGIEKPDYLATVDLDPNSPTYSKVIHRLPVPNLGDELHHTGWNSCSSCFGDPSAQRRFLIAPGLVSGRVHVIDTKTNPRAPSLYKVVEPEDIFQKTGLAYPHTSHCLASGEIMISCLGDKEGNAEGNGFLLLDSEFNVKGRWEKPGHSPLFGYDFWYQPRHNTMISTSWGAPTAFKQGFNLQHVSDGLYGRHLHVYNWPGGELKQTIDLGEKGLLPLEIRFLHDPAKDTGFVGSALTSNMIRFFKTQDGSWDHEITISVEPLKVQNWFLPEMPGLITDFLISLDDRFLYFVNWLHGDIRQYNIEDVKNPKLTGQLWVGGLVQKGSPVVAVVDDGETWQSDVPEIQGHKLRGGPQMIQLSLDGKRLYVTNSLFSTWDKQFYPTLLEQGSHILQIDVDTENGGLKINPDFFVDFGAEPDGPSLAHEMRYPGGDCTSDIWI; encoded by the exons ATGGGTACGGTGTTGGAACATGATGTGGTGGCAGAGAAAGTGAGTAATCACAAAGGATGCTGCAAATCAGGGCCAGGTTATGCTTCTCCTCTTGAAGCCATGTCTGGTCCCAGAGAGACTCTCATTTATGTCACTGCTGTCTATTCAG GAACAGGAATAGAGAAGCCTGATTATTTGGCTACAGTGGATTTGGATCCAAACTCTCCAACTTATTCAAAAGTGATCCATAGACTACCTGTTCCTAATTTAGGTGATGAATTGCATCATACTGGTTGGAATTCTTGTAGCTCTTGCTTTGGAGACCCATCGGCACAGAGGAGATTTCTTATTGCACCCGGTCTTGT ATCGGGTCGCGTACATGTGATTgacacaaaaacaaatccaaggGCTCCTTCTTTGTACAAAGTTGTAGAGCCTGAAGATATCTTTCAGAAGACTGGGTTAGCTTATCCTCACACATCTCATTGCCTTGCTTCTGGTGAAATTATGATCTCGTGTCTTGGTGATAAAGAAGGAAATGCTGAAGGAAATGGATTTCTTCTTCTTGATTCAGAGTTCAATGTGAAAGGAAG GTGGGAGAAACCAGGGCACAGTCCATTATTTGGGTATGATTTTTGGTACCAACCGCGGCACAATACTATGATTAGCACATCATGGGGTGCTCCTACTGCTTTTAAACAAGGTTTTAACTTGCAGCATGTCTCTGATGGACTTTATGGGAGGCATCTCCATGTATACAACTGGCCCGGGGGTGAACTGAAACAAACAATTGACCTTGGTGAGAAAGGACTTTTACCCTTGGAG ATAAGGTTCCTGCATGATCCTGCTAAAGATACAGGTTTCGTTGGAAGTGCGTTAACAAGCAACATGATACGATTTTTCAAGACACAAGATGGATCATGGGACCATGAG ATTACCATATCAGTGGAACCATTGAAAGTGCAGAACTGGTTTCTTCCCGAAATGCCTGGACTTATAACTGATTTCCTGATTTCTCTTGATGATCGGTTTCTGTACTTCGTAAACTGGCTTCATGGAGATATAAGACAGTATAACATTGAGgatgttaaaaatcctaaattgaCTGGTCAACTATGGGTTGGTGGCCTTGTCCAGAAAGGAAGCCCTGTCGTAGCTGTTGTGGACGACGGTGAAACTTGGCAATCTGATGTACCAGAGATTCAG GGGCACAAGTTGAGAGGGGGTCCTCAGATGATTCAATTGAGCTTAGACGGGAAGCGACTGTATGTTACGAACTCGCTGTTTAGTACTTGGGATAAACAGTTTTATCCAACGCTCTTAGAGCAAGGATCTCACATTTTACAGATTGATGTTGATACTGAGAATGGTGGTCTAAAAATCAACCCCGACTTCTTTGTGGATTTTGGAGCTGAGCCTGATGGTCCTTCCCTTGCTCATGAGATGAGATACCCTGGTGGTGACTGCACTTCTGATATATGGATTTAA